The following proteins are encoded in a genomic region of Cataglyphis hispanica isolate Lineage 1 chromosome 1, ULB_Chis1_1.0, whole genome shotgun sequence:
- the LOC126854934 gene encoding uncharacterized protein LOC126854934 isoform X1, translating to MATMASTEKMDIEKDLPKKKLINTNLISLKCLLFVFFGGIGCLFPFLPLHMTKVGLNIENIRFVSMVSPAVAILGPLIAGPIADKLAGRQSNNDKSSTGRYLRVMIAVACIFSALFYSLLLLVPSVDRTLPSGGEGPGLKFNCDRRGAMVRQERCEDRFGCHRWIDDDSGVGIMLLRDCNYVCYPTGWRRWHSELASDTTTFRSAVDPEVDFFDGSGDTTVAPLYSELFASEDREETKKTRRYVTSENEPPHLCYEDEDDNIVCHVYTEYSGVLPVNGTLGQALNPENEEEWCAYPMAEYFACRIPPELEVRMAEFNQSCSIECDLVNPYILPGSVLAESQCQRTGDWAEAAFWMYLFVRSIADIFPTTAVALIDAAIVIATRETSCGRGDVGRQLAFGSLGFALLGPLTGYLSTLTNDIGPAYWLPLVLHAVLMILTAVIALSANGMPLSPPEWWWHTRSGMLALPMSAIKRYGSETAALVFILLVMGTFWSAMDSYLPLHLQKLGGDELSIGVAMTVGAIPAFLFLWKSEHLVDYCGHSNLLITAFTVYIIRFTVLSLVSEPWWSLITEALEVFTLGIMWVTAILYLRHLVPRHLTVTAQALPVIAHFCVGRCLGAVVGAYINFGDEDIVESLRFVYRCMAIAAAVVAGLYFILYHGLLKPRCHAHIIQGPRQPPTIVQAMNGNGNYMPLRVYHNGMGKKGQFRY from the exons ATGGCAACTATGGCGTCGACAGAGAAAATGGACATAGAAAAGGATTTGCCGAAGAAGAAACTCATCAACACGAATCTGATATCGCTCAAATGTCTTCTGTTCGTCTTTTTTGGTG GCATTGGCTGTCTCTTCCCATTTCTTCCACTGCACATGACGAAGGTGGGattaaacattgaaaatatcaGGTTCGTGTCGATGGTCTCGCCGGCAGTGGCGATACTGGGGCCGTTGATAGCAGGACCGATCGCTGACAAACTCGCCGGCCGTCAGAGTAACAATGACAAATCGTCGACGGGTCGTTACCTTCGCGTAATGATCGCCGTCGCCTGTATCTTCTCGGCACTCTTCTACTCGCTATTGTTGTTAGTGCCCTCCGTGGACCGTACTCTGCCATCGGGCGGCGAGGGTCCGGGCCTCAAGTTCAACTGCGATCGGCGGGGAGCGATG GTTCGGCAAGAAAGGTGCGAGGACCGTTTTGGCTGTCATCGTTGGATCGACGACGACAGCGGTGTGGGCATCATGCTACTGAGAGATTGCAATTATGTTTGCTATCCGACTGGCTGGCGACGATGGCACTCAGAACTCGCTTCCGATACAACAACCTTCCGAAGTGCCGTCGATCCTGAGGTTGATTTCTTCGATGGCAGCGGCGACACCACGGTCGCGCCGCTATATAGCGAACTCTTCGCGTCG GAGGATCGCgaagaaacgaaaaaaacTCGTCGCTATGTCACGTCTGAGAATGAGCCGCCGCATCTGTGCTACGAGGATGAAGATGACAATATTGTTTGTCATGTTTATACAGAATACTCCGGCGTTTTGCCGGTAAACGGTACTCTTGGACAGGCATTGAATCCCGAAAATGAAGAGGAATGGTGCGCATATCCTATGGCTGAATACTTCGCCTGTCGCATACCGCCCGAATTGGAAGTCAGAATGGCTGAGTTCAATCAGAGTTGCTCCATTGAATGCGATCTGGTCAATCCGTATATTCTTCCAG GCAGCGTACTGGCGGAAAGCCAGTGTCAACGTACTGGAGATTGGGCAGAAGCAGCGTTTTGGATGTATTTATTCGTACGCTCGATCGCAGATATCTTTCCGACGACTGCCGTGGCTCTAATCGACGCGGCGATAGTGATCGCGACGAGAGAGACGTCATGCGGTCGCGGCGACGTAGGACGTCAATTAGCTTTCGGTTCTCTCGGTTTCGCTCTACTAGGACCGCTGACTGGCTATTTGAGTACTCTAACGAATGATATTGGACCGGCCTATTGGCTCCCGCTCGTTCTGCACGCCGTGCTCATGATCCTCACGGCTGTCATCGCTCTGTCGGCGAACGGCATGCCACTCAGTCCACCTGAATGGTGGTGGCACACGAGAAGCGGCATGCTGGCTCTGCCAATGAGTGCTATCAAGAGGTACGGCAGCGAAACTGCCGCCCTGGTTTTCATCCTGTTAGTCATGGGGACCTTTTGGAGCGCAATGGACAGCTACTTGCCTTT GCATCTGCAAAAACTAGGAGGCGATGAACTTTCCATTGGTGTCGCTATGACTGTCGGAGCAATTCCGGCATTCCTGTTTCTCTGGAAATCGGAACATCTTGTGGACTATTGTGGACACAGTAATCTTCTCATCACTGCCTTTACGGTGTACATAATCAG GTTCACCGTATTGAGTCTCGTGTCGGAGCCTTGGTGGTCTCTAATCACGGAGGCTTTAGAAGTATTCACCTTAGGAATAATGTGGGTTACTGCCATTCTCTATCTGAGACATTTGGTACCGCGTCATTTGACTGTGACTGCCCAAGCGCTGCCTGTGATAGCTCACTTTTGCGTCG GCCGATGCCTCGGAGCCGTCGTCGGTGCTTACATCAATTTTGGTGACGAGGACATCGTAGAATCATTGAGATTTGTGTATCGTTGTATGGCGATAGCGGCTGCCGTCGTTGCCGGTCTATATTTCATCTTGTATCATGGTCTACTGAAGCCGAGATGTCATGCACACATCATTCAAGGCCCCCGTCAGCCTCCCACGATTGTGCAAG CGATGAACGGAAATGGGAATTACATGCCACTGAGGGTGTATCATAACGGAATGGGCAAAAAAGGTCAATTTCGATACTAA
- the LOC126854934 gene encoding uncharacterized protein LOC126854934 isoform X2, translated as MATMASTEKMDIEKDLPKKKLINTNLISLKCLLFVFFGGIGCLFPFLPLHMTKVGLNIENIRFVSMVSPAVAILGPLIAGPIADKLAGRQSNNDKSSTGRYLRVMIAVACIFSALFYSLLLLVPSVDRTLPSGGEGPGLKFNCDRRGAMVRQERCEDRFGCHRWIDDDSGVGIMLLRDCNYVCYPTGWRRWHSELASDTTTFRSAVDPEVDFFDGSGDTTVAPLYSELFASEDREETKKTRRYVTSENEPPHLCYEDEDDNIVCHVYTEYSGVLPVNGTLGQALNPENEEEWCAYPMAEYFACRIPPELEVRMAEFNQSCSIECDLVNPYILPGSVLAESQCQRTGDWAEAAFWMYLFVRSIADIFPTTAVALIDAAIVIATRETSCGRGDVGRQLAFGSLGFALLGPLTGYLSTLTNDIGPAYWLPLVLHAVLMILTAVIALSANGMPLSPPEWWWHTRSGMLALPMSAIKRYGSETAALVFILLVMGTFWSAMDSYLPLHLQKLGGDELSIGVAMTVGAIPAFLFLWKSEHLVDYCGHSNLLITAFTVYIIRFTVLSLVSEPWWSLITEALEVFTLGIMWVTAILYLRHLVPRHLTVTAQALPVIAHFCVGRCLGAVVGAYINFGDEDIVESLRFVYRCMAIAAAVVAGLYFILYHGLLKPRCHAHIIQGPRQPPTIVQAAIKDYELSK; from the exons ATGGCAACTATGGCGTCGACAGAGAAAATGGACATAGAAAAGGATTTGCCGAAGAAGAAACTCATCAACACGAATCTGATATCGCTCAAATGTCTTCTGTTCGTCTTTTTTGGTG GCATTGGCTGTCTCTTCCCATTTCTTCCACTGCACATGACGAAGGTGGGattaaacattgaaaatatcaGGTTCGTGTCGATGGTCTCGCCGGCAGTGGCGATACTGGGGCCGTTGATAGCAGGACCGATCGCTGACAAACTCGCCGGCCGTCAGAGTAACAATGACAAATCGTCGACGGGTCGTTACCTTCGCGTAATGATCGCCGTCGCCTGTATCTTCTCGGCACTCTTCTACTCGCTATTGTTGTTAGTGCCCTCCGTGGACCGTACTCTGCCATCGGGCGGCGAGGGTCCGGGCCTCAAGTTCAACTGCGATCGGCGGGGAGCGATG GTTCGGCAAGAAAGGTGCGAGGACCGTTTTGGCTGTCATCGTTGGATCGACGACGACAGCGGTGTGGGCATCATGCTACTGAGAGATTGCAATTATGTTTGCTATCCGACTGGCTGGCGACGATGGCACTCAGAACTCGCTTCCGATACAACAACCTTCCGAAGTGCCGTCGATCCTGAGGTTGATTTCTTCGATGGCAGCGGCGACACCACGGTCGCGCCGCTATATAGCGAACTCTTCGCGTCG GAGGATCGCgaagaaacgaaaaaaacTCGTCGCTATGTCACGTCTGAGAATGAGCCGCCGCATCTGTGCTACGAGGATGAAGATGACAATATTGTTTGTCATGTTTATACAGAATACTCCGGCGTTTTGCCGGTAAACGGTACTCTTGGACAGGCATTGAATCCCGAAAATGAAGAGGAATGGTGCGCATATCCTATGGCTGAATACTTCGCCTGTCGCATACCGCCCGAATTGGAAGTCAGAATGGCTGAGTTCAATCAGAGTTGCTCCATTGAATGCGATCTGGTCAATCCGTATATTCTTCCAG GCAGCGTACTGGCGGAAAGCCAGTGTCAACGTACTGGAGATTGGGCAGAAGCAGCGTTTTGGATGTATTTATTCGTACGCTCGATCGCAGATATCTTTCCGACGACTGCCGTGGCTCTAATCGACGCGGCGATAGTGATCGCGACGAGAGAGACGTCATGCGGTCGCGGCGACGTAGGACGTCAATTAGCTTTCGGTTCTCTCGGTTTCGCTCTACTAGGACCGCTGACTGGCTATTTGAGTACTCTAACGAATGATATTGGACCGGCCTATTGGCTCCCGCTCGTTCTGCACGCCGTGCTCATGATCCTCACGGCTGTCATCGCTCTGTCGGCGAACGGCATGCCACTCAGTCCACCTGAATGGTGGTGGCACACGAGAAGCGGCATGCTGGCTCTGCCAATGAGTGCTATCAAGAGGTACGGCAGCGAAACTGCCGCCCTGGTTTTCATCCTGTTAGTCATGGGGACCTTTTGGAGCGCAATGGACAGCTACTTGCCTTT GCATCTGCAAAAACTAGGAGGCGATGAACTTTCCATTGGTGTCGCTATGACTGTCGGAGCAATTCCGGCATTCCTGTTTCTCTGGAAATCGGAACATCTTGTGGACTATTGTGGACACAGTAATCTTCTCATCACTGCCTTTACGGTGTACATAATCAG GTTCACCGTATTGAGTCTCGTGTCGGAGCCTTGGTGGTCTCTAATCACGGAGGCTTTAGAAGTATTCACCTTAGGAATAATGTGGGTTACTGCCATTCTCTATCTGAGACATTTGGTACCGCGTCATTTGACTGTGACTGCCCAAGCGCTGCCTGTGATAGCTCACTTTTGCGTCG GCCGATGCCTCGGAGCCGTCGTCGGTGCTTACATCAATTTTGGTGACGAGGACATCGTAGAATCATTGAGATTTGTGTATCGTTGTATGGCGATAGCGGCTGCCGTCGTTGCCGGTCTATATTTCATCTTGTATCATGGTCTACTGAAGCCGAGATGTCATGCACACATCATTCAAGGCCCCCGTCAGCCTCCCACGATTGTGCAAG ctGCCATAAAAGACTATGAATTGAGTAAGTGA